Proteins encoded in a region of the Augochlora pura isolate Apur16 chromosome 4, APUR_v2.2.1, whole genome shotgun sequence genome:
- the Nd-sgdh gene encoding NADH dehydrogenase (ubiquinone) SGDH subunit, with product MATWSKILFSAGQKLFKPQGLLVKTVPKNASVRCMSHNSMIIRATDWQYHKVKDWFHFYFFVGLIPILCVVTYANVFIGPATLSPIPEGYVPKNWEYYRSPISRFFARYLCINNQESYERVMLHKVRSMEIREMRVLHDKMKDYIYEYQDYNAVSFKRDITAADVLAYRKYRDEKSRF from the exons ATGGCAACTTGGAGTAAGATTTTGTTTTCCGCtggacaaaaattgttcaaaccCCAAGGATTATTGGTGAAAACAGTGCCAAAGAACG CTAGTGTAAGATGTATGTCGCACAATTCGATGATCATAAGAGCCACAGATTGGCAATACCACAAGGTGAAGGATTGGTTCCACTTTTACTTTTTCGTTGGATTGATACCAATTTTATGTGTCGTCACCTATGCTAATGTTTTTATTGGGCCAGCTACATTGTCACCAATTCCAGAAGGCTATGTTCCAAAGAACTGGGAATATTACAGG TCGCCTATTTCGAGATTCTTTGCCAGATACTTGTGCATAAACAATCAAGAATCATATGAGAGAGTCATGCTGCACAAAGTTAGGAGTATGGAAATCAGGGAAATGAGAGTTCTTCATGACAAAATGAAGGATTATATTTACGAATACCAAGATTACAATGCTGTCAGTTTCAAGAGAGACATAACTGCTGCAGATGTGTTAGCATATAGGAAATACCGCGATGAAAAGAGTCGCTTTTAG
- the LOC144469405 gene encoding uncharacterized protein LOC144469405, whose amino-acid sequence MNRLLNEYGLTDDASDIWRFIAAAPFCDHRLQSRTNHRAPSVVSVFAVDPARFLLLSTNQRKQLEPPRGPTESDRRTRRVPAVSDLRILSVRFGAIRHWNLNPLAGRSATDTDSEERKMVTECDSFVLS is encoded by the exons ATGAACAGG CTCTTGAATGAATATGGATTAACCGATGATGCTTCTGACATATGGAGATTCATTGCGGCGGCACCCTTTTGCGATCATAG GCTTCAGTCGCGAACCAACCATCGCGCACCGAGCGTCGTGTCCGTGTTCGCCGTCGATCCAGCAAGGTTCCTGCTCCTTTCTACCAACCAACGAAAGCAGCTAGAGCCGCCGAGGGGTCCGACAGAGTCAGACAGAAGAACCCGCCGTGTGCCCGCCGTTTCCGACCTACGAATCCTGTCGGTCCGTTTCGGTGCGATTAGGCACTGGAACTTGAACCCGCTCGCCGGCCGAAGTGCCACAGACACAGATTCTGAAG aACGTAAGATGGTGACTGAGTGCGACAGTTTCGTTCTGAGCTGA
- the LOC144469403 gene encoding facilitated trehalose transporter Tret1-2 homolog — MDPYSLSVEREASKNIEENERECFKDAIVSSRSLNKGFVEKTKLKNAIPEIAACIIAASFHIPVGLCMAYSAILIPHLEAKDAELYATQEQTSWIASVVVVSAPIGSMLGGFLMETFGRLRTLQLGAIPCVAGWILIALSTNFPMLLCGRLLSGLATALSTSPAIVYITEVARPELRGSMISFGPTLASFGMVLSYLKGAYMHWRVAAWISIIYAIVPIALVQLFVPESPVWLVSKGRLTEARKSIDWLYRYETKQGQKDAAQAQYTTIVKENEIKLSEQRKSKHGSAFHKMRGFMKPTGWKPMTILFLFFFFQQFSGIYITLFYAVTWFQEVGSGVDPYIASILVGITRFLCSMVNTWLLRRYKRRPLCIISALGMTICMGVSGYFTLMIRNGDRSGYWVPVFCLLMYVCTSMVGMLTIPWTMTAELFPTDIRGIAHSISYSIANLLMFAALQSYRSLQDFLGGSYAVQWFFAGVSIGAAVFVWILLPETHGKKLSEIEEYFHNNFLAMGAEAKAKKAQQRRRQGKQQAKTAVTEPLNPARTKAPQNV; from the exons ATGGATCCCTATTCGTTGAG TGTTGAGCGTGAGGCGTCGAAGAACATCGAGGAGAACGAGCGCGAGTGCTTCAAAGATGCCATCGTGTCGAGTAGGAGTCTCAATAAGGGCTTCGTGGAGAAGACCAAGCTCAAGAACGCGATACCGGAG ATCGCCGCCTGCATCATCGCCGCGTCTTTCCACATACCGGTCGGCCTGTGCATGGCCTACTCTGCCATTCTGATTCCACACCTGGAGGCCAAGGATGCGGAACTGTATGCCACTCAAGAACAAACTTCCTGGATAG CTAGCGTGGTGGTAGTATCCGCACCTATTGGCTCCATGCTAGGCGGTTTCCTCATGGAGACGTTTGGAAGACTGAGAACCCTACAACTAGGTGCTATCCCTTGCGTCGCGGGCTGGATCCTCATCGCCCTTTCGACCAACTTTCCCATGTTACTGTGCGGTCGCCTGCTGTCTGGCTTAGCTACCGCGCTGTCAACTTCACCTGCCATCGTGTACATCACCGAAGTCGCGCGGCCAGAGCTTAGGGGATCAATGATATCTTTTGGCCCGACCTTGGCCTCCTTCGGCATGGTCCTCTCCTACTTGAAAGGTGCTTACATGCACTGGCGAGTGGCAGCATGGATCAGTATCATCTATGCTATCGTACCCATCGCTTTAGTACAATTGTTTGTCCCTGAATCGCCGGTGTGGCTCGTCTCGAAGGGACGCCTTACCGAAGCGAGGAAATCGATAGATTG GCTGTACAGGTACGAAACTAAACAGGGTCAGAAGGATGCGGCACAAGCACAGTACACGACCATAGTGAAGGAGAACGAAATCAAGTTGAGCGAGCAGAGGAAGAGCAAGCACGGTAGCGCGTTCCATAAGATGCGGGGATTCATGAAACCCACGGGCTGGAAACCGATGACCATTCTCTTCctgttctttttcttccagCAATTCTCCGGCATCTACATCACTCTCTTCTACGCCGTCACGTGGTTCCAA GAAGTCGGGTCAGGTGTGGATCCATACATAGCTTCGATTCTAGTCGGCATTACTCGTTTCTTATGCTCGATGGTGAACACTTGGCTTCTGAGACGGTATAAGCGGCGGCCACTGTGTATCATCTCAGCCTTGGGCATGACTATCTGCATGGGCGTTTCCGGCTATTTCACTCTAATGATTAGAAACGGCGACCGTTCTGGCTATTGG GTTCCTGTGTTCTGTCTGCTGATGTACGTGTGTACCTCGATGGTGGGCATGCTGACCATACCTTGGACCATGACTGCAGAACTCTTTCCCACCGATATCCGAGGCATTGCTCATTCCATCAGCTATTCTATAGCCAATTTGCTGATGTTCGCCGCTCTCCAAAGTTACAGGAGCTTGCAAGACTTCCTGGGTG GATCCTATGCGGTGCAATGGTTCTTCGCCGGCGTGTCCATTGGCGCAGCCGTGTTCGTCTGGATCCTCCTGCCAGAGACTCATGGCAAGAAGCTATCCGAGATCGAGGAGTACTTCCACAATAACTTCCTGGCGATGGGAGCAGAAGCTAAAGCAAAGAAGGCTCAGCAAAGGCGAAGGCAGGGAAAGCAGCAAGCGAAAACGGCGGTCACGGAACCGTTGAACCCTGCCAGAACAAAAGCTCCGCAGAACGTATAA